The Bacteroides fragilis NCTC 9343 genome includes the window ATACAGTTATGCGTGACCTGACCCTTTATTCCCCACTGAAAGAAGCCGGTTATCGGTACGTGATGACCCACTGCTCCGATCTGCGCGGCATCAATGTGGCATTACTGTATCAACGTGACCGGTTCAAACTTCTATCCTACTCTGCCCTCTCCGTCGGGAATTTCAAAGGTCATCGCCCGACAAGAGATATTCTGCACGTCAGCGGATTACTGCTCACAGGCGATACGCTGGACATAATGGTGGCACATCTCCCTTCCCGCTCAGGCGGAGTACGGCAGTCGGAACCTTACCGGCTTTACGCTGCACAAAAGTTAAAGGATGCGGCAGATAGTCTTATCAATGTACGTCCCTCCACCAAACTGATCATTATGGGGGACTTTAACGATTATCCTACAGATAAATCAGTAGTACAAGTGCTACAGGCACTGTCTCCCGAAGTGAGTACCCATCATGACCGACTTTACCACCTGCTGGCACGAAAGGCAAAAGACCGTAACTTCGGTTCCTATAAGTATCAGGGCGAATGGGGACTGCTGGACCATCTCATCGTATCAGGAACGCTACTTGATGTTTCGGGCACACTCTTTACCGAAGAAAAAAAGGCAAACGTAGCATGCTTGCCTTTCCTTCTGACAAAAGATGAAAAGTACGGAGGCATGCAACCCTTCCGAACCTATGTCGGAATGAAATACCAGGAAGGATACAGCGATCACTTACCGGTGTATGTCGATTTTGAAACCAATCAATCCGAATACTGATATACCTTTAGTTCAAACTTCGGTATCATCGCAAAAAAGTGATCAAAGATATCGGACTGGATACGTTCGTATTCTTTCCAGATTTTATTGCGGGAAAAGAAGTAAATTTGAATAGGTACTCCATATTCCGTAGCTTCTTTTTGACTGATAATCAAGTCAAGATCCTGATTGACCACGGGCAGGCTGCAAAGATAACGTTCTACATACACCCTGAACACCTGCGAGTTAGTGGGAATCACTCCTTCCTCCGGCTGATAATCGGCCAACAAGGGTATCTCCTTCCGAAAAGTATCAAGCATTTCGGGAGTACAGAATTTCAATGTAGTCAGATCAAGAAAGATACTCTTCATCACCCGACGCCCTCCGGATTCCGTCATTCCCCGCCAGTTCTGAAACGAACCGTTGACCAGTGAATAGGGAGGGACAGTAGAAATGGTATTATCGAAATTCTGTATCTTCACCGTGTTTAGGGTTATTTCTTCTACAATCCCATTGGCATT containing:
- a CDS encoding endonuclease/exonuclease/phosphatase family protein, whose product is MLRLFFILLISLSSLFLSAQNRPPFRVVFWNTENFFDTRHDSLKNDMEFLPHSMRHWNHRRYKKKLDNVARTLTAIGEWNFPALIGLCEVENDTVMRDLTLYSPLKEAGYRYVMTHCSDLRGINVALLYQRDRFKLLSYSALSVGNFKGHRPTRDILHVSGLLLTGDTLDIMVAHLPSRSGGVRQSEPYRLYAAQKLKDAADSLINVRPSTKLIIMGDFNDYPTDKSVVQVLQALSPEVSTHHDRLYHLLARKAKDRNFGSYKYQGEWGLLDHLIVSGTLLDVSGTLFTEEKKANVACLPFLLTKDEKYGGMQPFRTYVGMKYQEGYSDHLPVYVDFETNQSEY